In Polyangiaceae bacterium, the genomic window TCGCGCTCCACCGCGACGCCCTGCGGGAGATCTTCCAGCAAGCGGCGGTGGTCCACCTCCGAGCGCCGCAGCGCCTCCTCGGTCAGCTTCCGGTCGGTGATGTCGGTCTGGGTGACGACCACGCCCTGACGCTCGGGCATGGGATCGATCTGGATCAGGAAGCAGCGCGATGCGCCGTCGAAGACGCGGATGACCTCGGCACGGATCGTGGGCAAGCACCCGGAGAGCACCAGGCGGATCCCGGCGGACAGCTCGTGCGCGCTGAGCTCGTCGCATCCGTCGAGCGCATCGAGCACGCTCGCCCCGACGTCCAGGCTCGACAGCGCGTCGTCGGTCTGCTGGGCGAAGGCTCGCCAGGAGCAGTTGGCGAGCACCAAGTTCCCGTCCGCGCTCAGCACCGCGATGCCCGGCGACACGGACTGGAACGCGCTCTCCAAGAGGCCGACGCGCTCCTCCACGAAGCTGTTCAGCCACTTGCGCTCCAGCGCGCGACGCGCCGCGCGCTGCAACTCCAGCACGCCCGCCGCGGTCGCCGGCAGGCACTCCTGGGCGCCATGGCGCCAGGCTTCGAAGCAGCGCTCCGGCGACCCTGACGGCGTCAGAGCCACCAGCGCCGCGTGAGGCGCCCGTTGATTGATCGCCGTCAAGTCGGAGAGGCGGTCGCCCCTCGACACGTCCACGATCACGGCGTCGTAGGGGTTCTGGCCGAGCAGGAGCAGGGCCTCGTCCAGATCCCGCGCCTTGTCCGGCGCGGCGGAGTCTGCCGGCAGAGGCAGCGGAACCTCCGAGAGAAGCAGCATCCTGAGCTGGATCGACGGGCGACCCGTCGTCTCCGGAGCTTCGGCCAAAGCGATTGTATCCACCGCATCGAAACGTAACGGACGGCGCGCCGAATGCTTTAGGCCCAAGGCAACTTGCCGTCTTCCCCGGGTATGAGCGAGCTGCCCAGAACGTCGGACCTCCGGGGCCTGATGCTGCGCGCGGTGGACGTGGCTACGTCCCTCCAGCTCCGCGCGCGCGAAGACCGCGTCTTCCGCGCCGTGACCGAGAAGATCAACGCCGGCGTGTACCTCGAGGACATCGCGGATCACGTCTACGAGTCGTTCCGCGAGCTCATCCCCTACGAGCGCATCGGCCTGGCCCTGCTCGAGCAGGGCGACCAGGTGCTCCGGGCGCGTTGGGCCCGGGCCGAATACGACGCCAAGGGGATCCAGCGCGGCTTCGCGGCGCCAATGAAGGGTTCCAGCCTCGAGCGCATCCTCCAGACGAAGAAGCCCCGCATCATCAACGACCTCGAGGCCTACTACGCCAGCCACCCGAGCTCGGAAGCCACGGGCAGGATCCTGAGCGAGGGCGTGCGCTCGAGCCTGACCTGCCCGCTCGTCACCGCCGGGCGCCCGGTGGGATTCTTGTTCTTCTCGAGCCTGAAGAAGGGCAGCTACGACGCGGCGCACGTGCAGGTCTTCCAGGAGATCGCCAACACGCTCTCGGTGGTCGTCGAGCGCGCGCACATGCTGGAGCAGCTCGCGCAGCTCAACCTGGACCTGGCCGCCAAGAACCGCGAGCTCAGGGCCGCCAACGCCCGGGTCCGGCGCATGACCGTCACCGATCCGCTCACCCGCATCGCGAATCGCCGCGGGTTGATCACGGCGCTCCGCATGGCCGCTTCGTTCTCGGACCGGCGGCGCGTGCCGCTGTCCGTGATCTCCTTCGACGTCGATCACTTCAAGCGAGTGAACGACAGCTTCGGTCACGACGCCGGGGATCGCGTGCTCCGTCACGTCGCCCGCGTGGCGACCGCGTGTTGCCGGCGCGAAGATCTGGCAGGCCGCGCCGGTGGTGAGGAGTTCCTGGTGGTCTTGCCTGCCACCAGCGAGAGTGAGGCCGCGGTGGTCGCCGAGCGCCTGCGCGCGCGCCTCGGGGCCGCCAGCGTCCGCGGCACCGAGCTCCGGGTGACCGCCAGCTTCGGCGTGGCGCAGCGCCAGCCCGGCGAAGCGCTGGACTCGCTGCTCGTCCGCGCGGACCGCGCCCTGTACGCCGCCAAGGGGAGCGGGCGAGACCGCGTGGCGCTGTTCTCTGAGCTCGGCGTGGACGCGCTCGCGCATCCGCCCGCTCGAGCGGGTTAGGCGCGCGACGCCGCAGCGACCGCCGCGAAGAGCTCGCGCAGCGTAGCGATGCCCGCGGGGGCCTCGGCGCGGATCCGCTGGTGGTCCACGCTGGCGTAGCCATGGGCGATGCGATTTCGTACGCGCACGATCGCGCGCATGCCGCTCGCGAGCTCCGGCGTGATGCCACCGCGGTCCGCCAGGACGTCGAACGTCGAGCCCTCGTCGTCGGCCGGGGGCCAACCTGCGTCGGCGATCCAGTGCGCGGCGAGATCGATGGCCTCCTGTATGGCGAGGAACAGATAGAACGCAGCCAGGTCCGCGCGGCGCGCGTCCTCGAGCAGGGTCTCCGGAGTCGCGGCGAGGAGCTCCTCCACGTCGCGCAGCCACGCCTCGGCTTTCGCGATCTTCTGCCCGGCGACCTCAGCGCGCACCACGTTCGGAACCGTCCAGCCGAGCAATGGCCGCACGCTGGATGCGCCGTGCGTAGGGCGCAAAATCCCACCAGTCGAGCATCGCCCTGGCGCGGAAGCTCGTCCAGCTGCCCGGCTTCGCTTCCTTCACGACGACGCCGGACCGTGCCAGCTCCATGCGCAGCAGCGGCGGTGCCTCGTCCAGATCGATCAGGTCGAGCGGGGCGCCCAGCGCTCGCTCCAGCACGTTGGACAGCGATTGACGCTGGGCTGAAGAAGCGTCGGGTGCGAACCGCAGGCCCAGGTCGACGTCGCTTGCAGAGGTGGCACGACCGCTGGCGCGCGAGCCGAACAGCACCGCGAGCTCGACGTGCGGCTCTTCGGCCAGGAGCCGCTGGAGGATCGGGAGGCAATCCATGAAGCTCGGGAACGCAGCATAGCGCCACGAGTCGGCACGGGCCGCTGAAATCTCACCCGTCCAGGATGACCCGCACCCGCCCGAGCAGCTCGCGCTCGGTGAAGGGCTTGGCCAGTAGCTCGATGCCCAGCTCGCTCACGCCCTTCGCGGTGATGATGTCGTGAGTGTAACCCGAGAGGTAGAGCACCCTCAGCGCGGGCTGCTGCCGCCGCGCCGCCTCCACCAGCGTGCGACCGTCCATGCCGGGCATCACGACGTCCGTGATCAGCAGGTCGGGCTTCGCCCGCATCTCGGTCACCATGGCCAGCGCGTCGGCGCCGTTCTGCGCGGCGAGCACGCGGTAGCCCGCACGCCTGAGCGCGCGCACGATGATGGCGCGCACCGGCGCGTCGTCCTCTGCCACCAGCACCTGCTCGTCGCCTCGGTCGAGCGCGGCCGCCGGCAGCTCCGACGCCGGCCGGACCGGCCCCGAGCTCCGCGGGAACGACAGCTCGAACGTCGTGCCGCGCCCGAGCTGGCTCTGGAGCTCCACGCGCCCGCCCGCTTGCTGCACGATGCCGTACACAGTGGCCAGGCCGAGCCCCGTCCCCTTGCCCGCCGCCTTGGTGGTGAAGAATGGCTCGAACAGGTGCTCGCGGATCTCGTCGGGGATGCCGGCGCCGGTGTCCCGCACCGTGAGCCGCACCCACTCGGTGCCTTCGTCCAGGCGCACGTTCGCCGTCTCCACGCTGAGCGTGCCGCCGTCCGGCATGGCGTCTCGGGCGTTGACCGCCAGGTTCATGATGGCCTGCTCGATCTGCCCCAGATCGCCCATCACGTTCCACAGGCCCGGCTGAAGGCGCACGAGGAGCTCGATGTCCTCGCCGAGCACGCGGCGAAGCAGCTTCTCGCTCTGGCGCACCACCGCGTTCAGATCGAGGGGCACCATGGCCACGACCTGCTTGCGCGCGAAGGCCAGCAGCTGTCGCGTGAGATCCGCCGCGCGCTGGCCGGCGGCGTGGATCTCCTCGGCGTCCTCGACGTTGCCGGGCAATCCGGCCGCCAGGTCATCCTTCAGCGCGCTCGCGCAGCTCAGGATCACCGTGAGCAGGTTGTTGAAATCGTGCGCCACTCCGCCGGCCAGGCGCCCCACGCTCTCGAGCTTCTGCGCCTGCCGGAACTGGTCCTCCAGCTGCTGGCGTTCGGTCACGTCCCGGGCGTTGATGACCACGGCGCGCACCGCGGGCTCGTGCAGCAGGTTTCGCGCGTCGCACTCCACGACCCGGAACGAGCCCTGTTTGTGGCGCAGGCGCATGCCGAGCTTCGAGGTGACCCCGGACTCTTGGAGCAACGCGGCGAGCTGCTCGCTGACCTTCGCGACGTCATCCGGGTGGACCAGCTCGGTGGTGTGCTGCCCCAGGATCTCCGCCGCGGACCAGCCCAGGCGCTCGGTGACGGACGGGCTCGAGAACAGCACCCGCCCCCCCTCGTCCACCAGCACCAGCATGTCGGAGGACATCTCGATCAGCGCCCGAAAGCGCTCTTCACTGCGACGCAGGGCGTCGTCCGCCTGGCGCAGCGCCGTGATGTCGTGCCAGGCGCCGATGGCGCATCTCTCGCCGCCGATCTCGGCGGTGCTGGCGGTGAGCAGGAACAGCGCCTCCTCCCCGGATTTGCGCCGCAGGTGCGTCTCCATCGGCAGCACCACGCCGCCGTCGTCGAGCGCTTCGTAGATGCGTTGCCGCTCCTCCGGCCGCGGGTAGAGGCCGAGCTCCAGCGTGGTCTTGCCGATGACCTCCTGGCGGGTCCAGCCGATCTGCCGGAGCCAGGCGTCGTTGACGCTGACCAGGCGCTGGTCCGAGAGCCGCACGACGATCAGCCCCGCCAGCGTCAGGTCGAAGATGGCGCTCAGGTACTTCTCGCTGACCAGCCGCGCGCGCTCGGCGGCGATGCGCTCGGTCGCGTCCCGGGACACGCCGACCACCTTTGCCGGCCGCCCTGCTTCGTCGCGCACCAGCGTGGTCGTGATCTCCACGTGCTTGATCGAGCCGTCCTTGCACGGCTGGTCGAAG contains:
- a CDS encoding GGDEF domain-containing protein — encoded protein: MSELPRTSDLRGLMLRAVDVATSLQLRAREDRVFRAVTEKINAGVYLEDIADHVYESFRELIPYERIGLALLEQGDQVLRARWARAEYDAKGIQRGFAAPMKGSSLERILQTKKPRIINDLEAYYASHPSSEATGRILSEGVRSSLTCPLVTAGRPVGFLFFSSLKKGSYDAAHVQVFQEIANTLSVVVERAHMLEQLAQLNLDLAAKNRELRAANARVRRMTVTDPLTRIANRRGLITALRMAASFSDRRRVPLSVISFDVDHFKRVNDSFGHDAGDRVLRHVARVATACCRREDLAGRAGGEEFLVVLPATSESEAAVVAERLRARLGAASVRGTELRVTASFGVAQRQPGEALDSLLVRADRALYAAKGSGRDRVALFSELGVDALAHPPARAG
- a CDS encoding DUF86 domain-containing protein, coding for MVRAEVAGQKIAKAEAWLRDVEELLAATPETLLEDARRADLAAFYLFLAIQEAIDLAAHWIADAGWPPADDEGSTFDVLADRGGITPELASGMRAIVRVRNRIAHGYASVDHQRIRAEAPAGIATLRELFAAVAAASRA
- a CDS encoding nucleotidyltransferase domain-containing protein, producing the protein MLFGSRASGRATSASDVDLGLRFAPDASSAQRQSLSNVLERALGAPLDLIDLDEAPPLLRMELARSGVVVKEAKPGSWTSFRARAMLDWWDFAPYARRIQRAAIARLDGSERGAR
- a CDS encoding PAS domain S-box protein; protein product: MEGGLQKIDIDAALSVIVVPQRGASGSVVDWQYAEVSGPVLEVLGKGRDEVLGHRLSEVVPEQFATLHALWSRALASGEPGSIRLEHGPFSFVVSALSLGDRVACTAVDVTSLHESEARYRLLADHVQDVIWVFDLGLGRMTYVSPSITALRGLSVEEALAEPFERSLTPESLTEVMSLLARVFEPGSPDRHVGIFDQPCKDGSIKHVEITTTLVRDEAGRPAKVVGVSRDATERIAAERARLVSEKYLSAIFDLTLAGLIVVRLSDQRLVSVNDAWLRQIGWTRQEVIGKTTLELGLYPRPEERQRIYEALDDGGVVLPMETHLRRKSGEEALFLLTASTAEIGGERCAIGAWHDITALRQADDALRRSEERFRALIEMSSDMLVLVDEGGRVLFSSPSVTERLGWSAAEILGQHTTELVHPDDVAKVSEQLAALLQESGVTSKLGMRLRHKQGSFRVVECDARNLLHEPAVRAVVINARDVTERQQLEDQFRQAQKLESVGRLAGGVAHDFNNLLTVILSCASALKDDLAAGLPGNVEDAEEIHAAGQRAADLTRQLLAFARKQVVAMVPLDLNAVVRQSEKLLRRVLGEDIELLVRLQPGLWNVMGDLGQIEQAIMNLAVNARDAMPDGGTLSVETANVRLDEGTEWVRLTVRDTGAGIPDEIREHLFEPFFTTKAAGKGTGLGLATVYGIVQQAGGRVELQSQLGRGTTFELSFPRSSGPVRPASELPAAALDRGDEQVLVAEDDAPVRAIIVRALRRAGYRVLAAQNGADALAMVTEMRAKPDLLITDVVMPGMDGRTLVEAARRQQPALRVLYLSGYTHDIITAKGVSELGIELLAKPFTERELLGRVRVILDG